The Zingiber officinale cultivar Zhangliang unplaced genomic scaffold, Zo_v1.1 ctg222, whole genome shotgun sequence DNA window ttggacgtcgtgtgggcgacgatcctccaagataaacaccacccaaaagcttccttcctcttcctctaaaatccggccaccaccaccaccaaggagaagagagcaaagggaaagggagaagagagagggccgacaaccaagagatcctccaagcaagagaataagagttgtgtctcatgaaaccttctcaccccttcttttatattagttgtccaaggcaaatatgggaagaatttttacaaaaattaaaatctttctctaatcttcctctaattttccttttctcttttaatttttccttttctttcctcttgattgaattaatcaccaaaaattaattaatgatttttttaacaatatGGCTGGCcactttgcttgggcaccaagcaagggtggtcggccccataagaggaaaggaatattattttttataaaattttacaagaagaaaaactcttataaaattttacaagctctctttcctaaaatagaagttaaaaaagaaaagttctaaaaattaaaatcatgttttaaaatttaaaacttctcttataaaatttctttttttaacatggtgataaaaaatttaaattttaaaacttatctttctttttttcttaaaccatgaggatggttaaaaaagaaaagttttaaaacttttaaaactctctattaaaacatgtggcctaattcaaataaggaaagtttttaaaaaaaattaaaatctctcttttaaaacttatagttttctacaaagagaagattttaaaaattcaaaacaaccctacttgtttgaattattgtggccgacccctactagcttggtcaccaagcaatagagCCGGCCcatatagaagaggatgtggctgatcattgcttggtcaccaagcaatggaccggcccctttcttggacaccaagatgagcttgagcaatgtccggggatcaggttcatgtccaccagggatcaagtccaaagactctcccaaaacatgaatccttacaattactccctccatcctagaataaagaaatctactccatgaaATGAGGAAAGAAATCCGAAGAGAAGGGAATTACAAGCATTCTAGATCCCAAATCCAAGAtaaggaagaaagaaagcttatctaaGATGAAGAATCATCTCCGGATCCAATCCACGATCTTGGAatttagggtttagagtttaggccaatcaaatatttatgggtcCCACCTATCAAATATTTACTCTCAAATATCCTCAATTCCACAATCAAATATCTCATCAACCAAATATTTATAGGGCCCACGACCATTTAattaacttacatttaattttaagaaaaatataatagaagaCATATAAATTTAAGTCCatacaaatataaatattttataaatttaaaattgaaatacaGAGATACAaatcatttttaattaataaaatacataacaataaactaaaattaataaaataaatatgtagTAGATAAAATAAACCATAGAAATTAACTACATGTTCAATTTTTTCTTCGGTTGTTCACATATCGCTAGATGATTTTGAAGTTGTTCATTGGTCATGCCTCATGTGTGCATTACGAGGAGTTGATGTGTCTAGATGAGTTGATCAACTTTCTTATTGTTATTATACTCTTGCAAATGTGCCATTGATTGTTGCATAGCCTGATTCAATTCATCAATTAGGCCTACTCTTTCTTTGCCTTTCCTCTTTGCTGCCTTCTGTCCCATTGGACGAGATTAGATTTCTCTATCATCTATATCAGCGGTTGTGTTAGGATTAGAAGAGTCAGTATGTGCACCTGATGATTCTGATGTTCTTACTTTTTTTGTAGTCCGTCGCTCTGAGGATTGAGGAGCATACAAAGGACTATCTTTTACGATTCTCGACACATGCTCATATTGGAAAGTAGTTTTAAAAGTACTCTTGTATTCTTCATGAGTTCACACCATCAAATCCTCGTCACTCCATCCACTTGGTCGATCATTATACCATTTATTGTAGATTCCATTGTATCTATTTACGATCTTTTTCAATGAAGCTCAATGTGATTTTGCTTTCTCCGCAGTTCTCTTTTTAGCTCCCTTAGCTCGATTGGTATTGAAATATGCCACAACTCGTTTCCAAAATGACTCACTCTTCTGGGCATTACCAACTACTGAATCTTCACTCATAATTGTGTAGGCCGCTGTAAGGAGCTTATCATCTGCTACTGTCCATATTGTTCGCTTGCTATGGTCTTCATCTGACTTGTTGCCCATCTCTGGTGCTTGATTGAGAATAATAACGTCGAACCCTATTTCAGATGAGAATGGAGGAAATTGTGAATCGGGGACTGCATAAGGTGTACCTTTATCACTGTCAGTTGCATCAACACTAGCTCTTCTCGATTTATTTGATTGAATCTCTGGTGATTGAAGCGGATTAATTCCATGAGATGGGACTTGCATGAAATACCTACTCTACCAATATTTTGGAGGATATGTATAAAATGGAGCTCGAGGGTCGTCACTCAAAGAATTTggataactttgaaaattatggTAATATGGTGATGGGTATGGAAAAGGTTGGAAATTTGGTGGATGTTGAGTGGaaaatggaaattgaggattgaaGAAATTAGGATGGGCTCGATCTTTCTTCACTAGAATTTTCGTCGACATTTGGAGAGTTGAACAAATCCCTAAAATAATGATCATAATTTTTATCCATTTCTCTCTAAATTTTTGGTAGGTAATGGATATGGAAATGATGAAAATAGATGAAAGAAAGGATGTATATATAGGGAGAAATTGAACGTTACCCAACATTTAATTTTTCGAATGTTTAATTTTTCGAACGTTTAATTTTTCCAACGtacttttgtttttaatttttttaatgttctgaatttaattaaatttaaaaaaaattaaaaaaaaatctaaaagttaCGGCAGCCCATcacatttaattaaaatttaaaaaaaaaaataaaaaactcagAATAATAGAGGCCCACTATTGTGAAATCATGAGACACATCCAGTGATTTTTATTCATCCTTCAAATATCTTTCGTAATGAAAGATATTTGAAAAAGAGATATTTGAAAAAATATCTCCTTTGCATATCCCCATTGAAGATGCTATGAGAGAAAGCGTCCGATTGAAAGGAAGGATAGGACAAATCAGAGAAACCGTCCGATTTGATAGGAAAGCagtataaaattaaatatattatttggtAAACTTtacataaaattaaatatatggaaaaagtataaaattaaatatattatttggtGAATATTAAAAGATTAAATGGAAAAAgtataaaattaaatatgtcaatttggtaaaatattaaaatagatcCGCTTTTGACAAATTGTTGATTAGATTTCTTTCTCTatgtttttttctgaaaattgaaTTCCTTCTGTCCGTCGCATATCGGTGGTCCCGGACGTCTCAGTCTcttctttgaatttattatgCGGTGACCAAAACGACTCTACCTTGTGGGCACCAAGATAGATGGCGGACGAGCAGCGAGTTCATTTCCACAAAAAGTCTCCCGAGATGGCGGACGAGCAGCGAGTTCATCTCCTGTTGGTCCCGTTCCCGGCGGCGGGTCATATGCTGCCTCTTCTAGATCTCGCCGGCCTCCTCTCAGAAAGCTTCCACCCCGCCATCATCATCACAGTCGCCGTCACACCCAAAAACGTCTCTCTCCTCGCCGCCCGCTGCCCCGCCGCCTCCCCCCTCGTCCTTCCCTTCCCCTCAGACCCAGCCATCCCTCCAGGCGTTGAGAACGCTCACGAAGATCCCTCTACCGACGTTCGCCTCCTTATGCGCGCCTTCGCCGGCCTCCATCTCCCTCTCCTCCGCTGGGCCCAGGACCATCGCCCCACCGCACTCCTCTCCGACTTCTTCTGCGGGTGGACCAACCTCCTtgccgccgagctcggcgttcCTCGCCTCGTATTCTCCCCCTCCGGCGCGCTCTGCCTCTCTCTTATCCACTCGCTCTGGCGCCGGATGCCAAAGAGGAACAACCCTAATGATCCCGTCGAGCTCATACTCTTCCCTGATCTACCTGGTTCGCCGCTCTATCCGTGGCGCCACCTCGCCTCCAACTACCGCCTGTACGTCGAGGGCGACCCGCTGTCGGAGTTCGCTAAGGAATTGTACCTTGCCAACCCCCGCAGCTGGGGCTTTATCTTCAACACCTTCACCGAGCTCGAGAGGACTTACCTCCACCACCTCCGGCATGATCTAGGGCACGCCCGCGTCTGGGCCGTGGGACCCCTCGCCACGCCGCCGGGGACCTCGGTCGGATTGGAAGAGCGGCTGGCAGCTTGGCTCGGCGCATCCCCGAAGGGATCCGTGGTATACGTGGCCTTCGGGAGCCTGGCCGAGCTGTCGCCGGCGCAAGCGGAGGCGCTGGCGGCTGGGCTGGAGCGCAGCGGGGCTCGATTCGTGTGGGCGACCAGGGGGGCAGTGGCGATGCCGGTTGGGTTCGAGGAGCGCGTGGCGGGTCGGGGCCTCGTGCTCGCCGGGTGGGCGCCACAGGTGGCGATTCTGAACCACGCGGCGGTGGGGGCGTTCATCAGCCACTGCGGGTGGAACTCGGTACTGGAGGCGGTGGCGGCGGGGGTCTCGCTGCTGACGTGGCCGATGACCGCCGACCAGTTCTTCAACGCGAGGCT harbors:
- the LOC122036888 gene encoding UDP-glycosyltransferase 89B2-like, with translation MADEQRVHFHKKSPEMADEQRVHLLLVPFPAAGHMLPLLDLAGLLSESFHPAIIITVAVTPKNVSLLAARCPAASPLVLPFPSDPAIPPGVENAHEDPSTDVRLLMRAFAGLHLPLLRWAQDHRPTALLSDFFCGWTNLLAAELGVPRLVFSPSGALCLSLIHSLWRRMPKRNNPNDPVELILFPDLPGSPLYPWRHLASNYRLYVEGDPLSEFAKELYLANPRSWGFIFNTFTELERTYLHHLRHDLGHARVWAVGPLATPPGTSVGLEERLAAWLGASPKGSVVYVAFGSLAELSPAQAEALAAGLERSGARFVWATRGAVAMPVGFEERVAGRGLVLAGWAPQVAILNHAAVGAFISHCGWNSVLEAVAAGVSLLTWPMTADQFFNARLLEEEIGTGVRACEGGEEAVPQPEELARLVAEAVGEAGRARREKARELGRKAAEAVSEGGSSARDLANLVDKLSKVAIDQTIGEPRV